Within the Gracilinema caldarium DSM 7334 genome, the region GGATCGTTCAGTATGGTTTTCATACTGGTAATGTTTTTTAAGGCTTCGTCATATTTGCGTTTTTGAAAATTGCTCTGTATAGCCTGATAAAGTCCTGTAATCTGATCTTCTGCGGCCTCTGCAGCCCGACGCTGTTCATCAATCCTGGCTAATTCTTTTTTTGCCTCTTCTAAACTAGCACTTACCCTCGCCGCGGTACTAGCTAATTCCTGGTTTTTTTGTTCCAGGTTGCTGCGGAGCTGTTGTTCCCGTTGACGAGCCTCTTCGAGTATTTTTTGCCGTTCAACGTTTAGTGTGGCAATATTGTTGGAATATTCCTTCCGTAATTTAGCATAGGATGCTTCTGCGGCAAACCGCTCCTGCTCTAACTGTTTTTTAAATTCATCAATCTGTTTCTGATAAAAAGCCATTCGTTCAGCTTCAAATTTTTTTAATCGTTCTTGTATAACCGCTTCTGAGAGCCCCTGTTTTAAAAGGCGTTCCCGTTCCTGTTCTACTTCCTTTTTTATGAGTTCTTTAAATTCTGCTTCTTTTTGAGCGAGCCGTTCTTCGAAGGAGCTTTGCAATGATGCCTGAGTTTTTTCGAGCTGTGCAAGACGAGCCTGTAATTCATAAATTTCCTGTTCTTTACGGGCAAGCTGTCCTTCGGCTTCTTTTTTAATTTCCTGAATGAGTTTCCCCTCAGCGCTGTTGATGGTTGTTCCGGTTTGTTGTATTTCTGTGGTCCGTAGGGAAAAAAGCTTATTAAGACCATAAAGTCCAAGGGCTGTGGTGCTGATGATGAGTATATTAACAACAAGGGGAAAGAAGAATCCCCGTTTCTGGGCTTTGACCGAAAAAGACGATGTATCAAACCGTTGCCGGTTTTGTTGCGTAATTTTCTCTATTTGTGAAATAATTTCTGCTCGATCTTCTGGGCTAATTCCTGTGGTCGTATCGGTTTCTGCGAATTCATTGTGAATCGTATCTTCTGCTTTTTTTAGAAGACCACTGTGCTTCATAGGCTCTTCCCACCTTTCGTTAAATATCGCTTCGACACTGCTCTAATTCTTTTAATCGGCTTTCTTCTATTATAACGTGAAGATTTCTTTCTTGTGTAGGTAGTACAAGCCCTTTTGGGCCATTTTTGGCTCGCCTGAGATACTTCACCGCTGTGTAAAACAGGTCGCCCTCTCCATTATTTCGGCCCTTGGAATAAAAGAGGGCAAGGTTTCCTGCATCTAATAATATATCCAGGGGGACTGTTTTGCCAGGGCGAGCTTTAATAAATACATAGGATCCGGGGTAATCCCGGGCATGGAGCCAAAGGTCAGAACCTTTTACGTAGTGGCGCAGAAGGTCGTCGTTTTCTGTTGCATCTCGGCCAACGATCAGCGTCCAGCCCTTTCGCAAAAAAGTGAGGCCTGGACGCTTTTTATCTTCCGGTTTTATCACCTGCCGTTGTTTCTGGAGGGCCTTATGAAGCCGGAGAGGATTTTCTTCTGCCAAAAGTTTGACCAGTTCCGCCTCGAGCCGTTTCTGTTCAGCCTCTCCCCGTTCTATTTCTTCTACTACGTCCTTAAGGCCGTGCTTTGCTTTGTGATATTGTTCGTAATAGGCTTCGGCGTTTGCCTGGGGACTTTTATGAGGATCTAGTTTAATGCGTACAGTCTCATCGGTATAAAAGTTAATGCCTTCGAACCATGCATCACCCTGGTGTATTTGGTACAGGTTTGCCATGAGGATATCCCCGTATTCTTTCAGCGTGTTTCCCTTTTTATAGGCTGCTTCTTTTTCCTGGAGCCGCTCCAGGGATGCCGCGAGACGGCCCAGGCGGCCTTCGTAGAGTTTGCGGACCTGCTCCCGCAGGGCTTCTAGGGACAGGGCTCCGCCATGTTCGGCATAGTAAGCGTCGATTTGTTCGTTAAAGGTGCCCGGCCCTTCAAAAGTGCGGATTTCAAATTCCCGTTGGGGCCGAGAA harbors:
- a CDS encoding NFACT RNA binding domain-containing protein — protein: MSLNWKEINLVLTELNLSGSQIQRVVQSAYDVLALHLYKEGKATTLLIALTPGACRLHATYRAVPKPDKPLRFAEFLKSRIVNGWITEAVQLGTDRVVRISIQRGDLRYRMYLRLWSNAANVIVTDDTGTILDVMRRSPRRGEITGGRYVPEETAASRPQREFEIRTFEGPGTFNEQIDAYYAEHGGALSLEALREQVRKLYEGRLGRLAASLERLQEKEAAYKKGNTLKEYGDILMANLYQIHQGDAWFEGINFYTDETVRIKLDPHKSPQANAEAYYEQYHKAKHGLKDVVEEIERGEAEQKRLEAELVKLLAEENPLRLHKALQKQRQVIKPEDKKRPGLTFLRKGWTLIVGRDATENDDLLRHYVKGSDLWLHARDYPGSYVFIKARPGKTVPLDILLDAGNLALFYSKGRNNGEGDLFYTAVKYLRRAKNGPKGLVLPTQERNLHVIIEESRLKELEQCRSDI